The genomic DNA TGACCTCCAACCtcagttagaaaaatatttttatttgacctTAATGAAGCAAAACACTAATCAGTTTTTCCTCACTTAACTCATGGCAGTAATACGCCTCAGCCCACTCTttccattcattcaatcaattTTTTAGTAAAGATTTATGGAGCACCACCGTGTGCCAGGGACTGTCTTTGGGACAAGAGATTCAGAAGTAAACAAGATTGACACCGCTGCTGCTCTGAGCAGTTGTCATGGAACTTCCAACACAATactcaacaaacaaaaaaggcacaAATAAAGATGATTTCCAATTGAGATTaatgctgtgaagaaaataatgtaCAACGTTGTGATCAGGATAACGAGGCAGGAGGGGCTCCTTCAGATGAGGTAACGTTTAAATTGAATCCTGAACAATGAGGTGCCTGCCATAGAAAGATCTGTATTTAGAGTGAATTTGGTAGAAGTTCCATAGTCTCCTGTTACCTCAGGACCATCTTTACCCAAATACCCTGCTTTCCAGCCTGGTGACTATAAGTTGACTGCTTGTGTGTTTATCTGAAGGCCAACCCCTTTACTGGTGAATTAGGTACCAGTCCTCTTCTACCTATTCAAGGTCATTCCTCCGGCAGggctctcttctttctcctacaTCATCAAGTTCCCTCTCTACTGGATTATTCCCATGCTATTTCTCTTATCTTAAAAACCAAttaacatggggcgcctggatggctcagtcggttaaggaccaactcttgatttcagctcaggccatggtctcaTTGTTgtgggttggagccccatgtcaggctctgcgtgtcaggaatctgcttgagattctctctccctctccctctgcccctccccccacttgcacgtgTGTGATctttcactctttaaaaaatataaatctttttaaaaaatcagttaacgtaacaccatactcaatagtgaaagactgaaaacttaCCCTCTAAAATCAGGATCAAGACAAGGATGCCGACTTTtgccacttctatttttttttaaagattttatctatttatttgagagagagagaatgagagagagagcacatgagagggggagggtcagagggagaagcaaactccccgctgagcagggagcccaatgtgggactcaatccagggactccaggatcatgacctgagccgaaggcaaccgctcaaccaactgagccacccaggcgccccttgccacttctatttaacatagtGGAATCCTAGCTaaagaaattaggcaagaaaaagaaataaaaagaagaagtaaaattatctctgttcgcagatgacatgatcttatatgtagaaaatcgtaaagaggggcgctgggtggctcagtcagtgaggcgTCCAACCTTTGggtccgctcaggtcatgatctcatgcatTGCGGGTTCGAGCCCTCcgatgggctccgtgctcagtggggaatctgcttgaagagtctctccctctgcccctccccccattcactcatgagagctctctctctctaataaataaataaataaatcttttttttttaaagaaaatcataaagatttcacacacaaaaaactgttagaataaacaaattcaggaaattttcaggatacaaaattaacaaataaagtCCAGTaagttttgggatgcctgggtggcttagtcagttaagtgtctgccttccgctcaggtcatgatcccagggtcctgggatcgagttctgcatcaggctccttgccggcttctccctgcttctccctctgcctgccactccccctgcctgtgctctctttctctctctgacatataaataaataaaatcttaaaaaaaaaaatccagtgagtTTCTATACACTGATGATGAACAATCTGaacaagaaattaagaaaaacaattccatgggcgcctgggtggctcagttggttaagcgactgccttcggctcaggtcatgatcccggagtcctgggatcgagtcccacatccagctcctggctcagcagggagcctgcttctccctctgaccctatcccctctcatgctgtttctctctctctctctctctcaaataaataaattaattaaatctttaaaaaaaaaaaagaaaaacaattccatttacaatagcattaaaaagaataaaatacttgggaattaaCCAAAGACTTGTGgagtgaaaactacaaaacattgctgaaataaTTAAAGACACAACTAaattggggcaccggggtggctcagttgtttaagcatctgccttctgctctctctctctctctctgtcaaataaatatttattatttgacaagcagggggaggggaagagggagaaacaggctccccgctgagcagggagcccaacttggggctcgatcccaggactctgggatcatgacctgagccgaaagcagtcatccaaccaactgagccacccaggcgcccctaaataaaatattttttaaaaactttctaacCACTCATTCTTGACTTTTAAACTTACCTCCTCATAGTTTGGTAATTAAACAGTGTGTGGGCTGGCACTTGCCATAGATGATATTTTGAATAGCATTGCCTTACAAGGCCCTACATAATCTGGCCCTGCTATCCTCTCATGTTTTCTCTTACTGTTCTTCCCTACCACCCCTGCTCACCCtgcttcagccacactggcctcctttttgtttcctttaccaTTCCAAAGATCTCAGAATTTTTGTGCTTGCCATTGTTTCTGCCTGAAATGCTATTCCCACAGATATCCTCAAGCTCACTTTCCCAATTCACTCAGGAGTTTGTTCAAATATCCCTATCAGAGAGACCTTCCTAACACTCTCATATAACATATCAATCCTCAACACTCCGTCCTCTTCACAACACTTACCATAGTCtgatatattatatgtttattgtCTTCCCCTCAGCCTCACTATCCAACTAGAATCTGAATTCCATATGAACAAGAACTTCTGTATTACTCCCGCTCTATCCACAGGGTTTAGCATAGTCCCTGGCACATAACTGGCACTTGAATGAATCAATGTCTCCAGCTTCCATCACTGTGATCTCCAGCCCTACCTAATCAGTTATAATTCCCAGATCTGGCCATATACTTTCAGGTTTCTGAGCCTTTTAAAGTACCCATTTTTGCCTGGGAATGTCCTTCCTGAGGAGGTGATAGTCAACTCTCAGACCCAGATTAAATGTCTCCTTTCCTATACAGCCTTCCAGAGGACCTCATAGAGTTGATCCCTCCCACTCGTTGAATTACAACTATCTTTTCTGTGTACATCTCCCTTATTGGATTGAGAATTCCCTGAGAACATGGCTGTTTTGGATTCATCTCTTTGTATATCAGGATCGTAACACAGAGCTTGAGGTTGAGCAGGGGTTCCATAACTTTGATGAAGAGTGCTCAAAGCTATTCAGATGTAAAGAGCTGCTTGAGGTCGTTAGTTCTCTGACACTGGAAATGTTCCACGAGGCTGGATTAAATCCTCTTGGAGATGTTCCAGGGGGTTTCCTGACTGCGGTTGGCAGTTTATTTACCTGTGCCCATGGATTCTTTGAGTCTGTGGTCTGGTAACCTGTGTAACTCTTCCAACAATGTTACTTTGCATCCTCATTCCTACCTGTGTGGCTCTGGACACTGGAGGGAGGCAGGCCAGAGGGCTGTGCTTatattctccctgccccccccatccctctcccaggTCCTCTGTGAGGCAGGTGTCTAGCTCTCTGATGGATGCGGCTGCCTCCTCGATGTAAAGAAGGGACTCCTAGGAGGAACAGTACCTCTTGGCTGATGCCCTGGGTCCCTGAGATAATGTGGTTTGGAGGGCACATGTCGTTAATTGCCCTGTGAAAGGTCTAAGAGGCTGTGACAGGTCTAAGCTATTATCCTATCTGCAAATTAAAGATCCAGCCAGAAACAATTATACACACATTTACTAACCTAATGACAAGATATCTGGTTCAGAGATAGACTGTTAAATGACAGCATCTTGGAACAGTCCTCCATGCACAAATTCCCCATTAGATGACACAGTGAAAGCCGGTGTACCTGTGTGTGCAGAGGGGCTTTACACAGCAGAAGAGAAACCCTGAAATTATGAAACTCAGAACTTATGTAGGACAGGTGGCAGAGCTGTCCCTTCTCcctggagagtgggagagagaaagagagagagagaataagcaagtAACTCCGGGTTTTATTACCTTTGAAAGGCAGAGCAGCTGGCTCTTGGAAAGTGCACCAGAGAGGAAACATTCTGTATCTTTCTAGGCATGTTTACCATTCAAACATCCTTCAACATGGATGTAAGTAATCTCAGAAAGCCAGATTGTACAGAAACCCCCGTTTCTCAGGCACAGTCCTGGACAGGAAACTCCCTGCCTCATCCGCCCTTTAAGTCCTATTCTTAGGTTTCTAGGGAATTAGGATGAAGAAAGCTAAATATAATGGATTCCACAGCCAGCACTGTGCCCCAGCAGATCACAGACACCCATTGAGTGAATGACACAAATCGTTGTTTCAGATTTTAATGAAGATGGGGCAGAGGGTtggttggttaaaaaaaaaaaaaaaaaaaagacgtccCGATAAGGCTTCCCTGGAGCCAGGGCAATCCGAGCCGATTCATTTGTCTCTCGTGGGCCTTAGGTGAAGCCTCCCACCCTTTGAAACACCACGAAGGTTCCTGACATCCCCACCGCCAGGGCCGAATGCGCACAGGCTGGGACCACGCCAGACTTCATCGGGTCTTCTTGGTAGTTGGGGCCTTCAGGGTCCAGAAAGGGATTCCCATCCAGTGTCAGGTTACTCACCTTGGGCAGCTCTTCTGGCCGAGGCTCTCTGTTCAGCTTGTTGCACCTAAGATCAAGCACGCTAAGCCTGGCCGGTAGTCCCTTAGGCACCTGCTCCAGCCCAGCGAAGGACAAGTTGAGAGATGTCAGTGTGCTGGGCCAGACACACCCAGGAGCGCCGGGGGCGGTGGCGCGCAGCGAGTTGTGGCTGAGGTCTAGGCGGTGGGGTTGCACACCCGCCGCCGCCATCGCCAAGCACACGCCGTTGGGCGTCTCTATCCCGGCGTTCCGTAAAACTAGAGCCTGGAGGGCCGGGAACTTGTGCGGACAGAGAGCTGCTGTCAGTCCGCGCTCGCCCAGTCGGGGATTGTCGGATAGGTCTAAGGTGGTGAGGGCCGGGAAGGTGCGGAGCTGCGCGCAGGAAAAAGCAAGCGAGTGTGCTTGCGCAATGTTCAGTACCTTGAGGCCGGGCTTCAGCCACTGCTGCAGTTCGGCGAGCCAGGCACCTCCCGTTGCCCACGACACGTTCCGGAGACTGAGGGTGGAGAGCGCAGGCCCAGTGGCTTCccgaggcggcggcggcgtgGCGCCGGTTACCTCCAGGTCCTGGAGCGTCAGTTCCTTGAGGCGGGAGTACCCCAGCGCACGCAAGAAGGCGGCCACAAGGCTAGCGGGAACCTGTGCGGAGGCCACTGTGAGCCGCCGCAAGCGCAGAGCCTTGACCATGTCAGCGTACTGCTTCGGGTCCGTGTGTGCGGCTTTTAGGAATTGTTGCAGGCTGCGGCCGCCGCCGTGGATCTCCACCTCGATGGCACTTACACACTGGAAGGCGCTGGACCACTCGGGCTCCGGATCCGTGAAGTTGCAGAAGCAGCGGAAATCCTCGTCGTCCACTTCGCAGGGCTCTAGTGCGGGTTCCGAGACGCACAGCGctggcggcagcagcagcagcaacaagcAGAGCACCTAGGAAGAAAGCGGAGGTCAGGGCGGCCCCAGTCAGCCCCTGAGGTTCCTTGAGCAGCTCCCTTTCGGCCCCAAGACCTACACTCACCATGGTCGATTGCGGCTCCGAGCCTCTGCGTCCAGGCAGGCTCAGGGAAGGGCTCCGGCTTCCTTCCTACACAGCCGCACTCACTGGTTTCTAGGCTCCACACACGTATCTGTCCTCTTGGGCGGCCTGAGAGTTTATGTAACCCTGGATGTCactctgttcttttctctgtgaACCCTGGTCACTCTCCACCTGTCTGCCACCGAACTACTCTATGCAGTGTACCCTTCTGGGAAGTTTTGCAATGAGGGATGTTGCCAGGACTGTAACAGGAAGGATCATGTAGGACATGTAGAGTGCAATGCCCCCGGCAGTGCCCTGATGAGTCAGACACCCCAGGCTTGTTTGCTagctttggggaaagaaaaatcccTAGTGCTTCAGGCCAGAACTCTCACCTCCCCCTGCCTTTATCCCAGCGATTCAACCGGGGTAGTTTTTTAACTTTTCCCTAGTCTTGGTGGTTACTATTAACTTACCGACACCCAATCCAATCCCCTGAATACCCTCGGATATTTAACTAGATATGTTGCGGAGGAGATTGCAAACTTCATCTGTTGACTCCAAGGGATAGAGTGAAGTTCAAGAGGAAGTTGGTCTGAAGAACaactcccttccttttttttttttttttgctgacttGTTCTTTATTAAGaaagtaacagctttattttttcaaagattatttatttatttgtttgagagagtgagagagagagagagtggggtgaggagcagagggagagggacaagcagactcctcacccaGCACCCAGCTTGATGAAGGGCTGAAcaccaggatcctgagatcatgacctgagccgaaaccaagagtgggacactcagccgactgagccactcaggagccccagctttcttttttaaaaaacatttatttaggggcgcctgggtggctcagttggttaagcgactgctttcggctcaggtcatgatcctggagtccctggatcgagtcccgcatcgggctccctgctcagcggggagtctgcttctccctctgaccctcccccctctcatgtgctctctctcattctctctcaaataaataaataaaatctttaaaaaaataaaaataaaaataaaaaacatttatttattcatttcagaaagagagacagagagagagagtgctcgagcaggggtgggggggggcagagggaggagaagcagactccctgctgagtggggagccccacgcagggctcaatcccaggaccctgagatcatgatctgagccaaaatcaagacaagatgcttaactgactgaaccactcaggcttTAAAATAATAGCTTTCTTAAAAGTAGAGGTGTTTAACAGAGACACATTGGCCAAGTAGCTCCACCTCTTGCAGTTTCCATTTCCTTGCCCTGAAATTGAGAAACAGGTATTTCTAACCTAGTTTTCCCCCTTGTGCCTAGCTCTCCCTTGCCCTTCCCCCTCCAACACAGATCCTATGTCCTGGGAAGGAAAGGCTGGACCTTTGTTGAATGAGGTTAATTAGTAACTCACCTgttttgccaagaaaaaaaaaagcaagtgtcCCAGAGGGTGAATAGGGGCTGTGCTTTTACAACCACCCTCACAGTTCTTCACCTGTAAATTCTGAGGCAAGAGCTATATTAAAGATGTTTGAATTCTCacttctcctatttttttttataaatggctTCACATCTCATTCCAAACAAGGAGGTTTCATTAGACCTCACTGCTCCCTGTGTATCTTGTTGGGCATGCCCTGATATCCTGAGCCATGCCCCAAGGCCAGCCAGGCCAGGTCACTGGAACATCCCCGAGGACCAAGAATGTGAGTGTAGCTCAGTGTTAAATACACTGACTCTGTGGTCAGACAGCCAGGcttggaatcccagctctaccactaaGGTTGTAATACTTGGGCAAGTTTCTGGACCTCAGATTTCTGGGCTcctgatttgtaaaatggagaaaatggtaGTACTTGTCTATGACTACACAGCCACACCTATTAAGAGTAGTCCTGATTTTTATGTTCTTCATCAGTGCCTCTACATTCAGAAGACTCAGGCCACTGAAGCCTGGCTCCTTAGCAAATCCCATTATTTTAAGGGAGGCACTCTGGATGACGATTGCAAGCAAAGAGGGGCAGTAATGGTTCTGCAAGGATCCTCAACTCACACcttgattcaacaaatatctatcaTTTGTCTACCAAATGTCAGGGCTGGTACAAAGCCCAGGGATGCAGACATGACCATCACACCATCCCTCGAGTACTccaggaggtggggaaggcaaACACAGATCCAGACTACAGTCCATAGGGAAGAGGACGCACAGAGGAAAGAAACTAAGCATTTGTGGGAGCAGTGGAGAAAGGAACAGTTAGCTCTGTATTAGAGAGGACATGGGGCTGTTTTTTACAGGGTTGACAGTGATGTTGGGcagataaatgcaaaaaaaaacagGGTGAGCAGCTGTAACTGTCTGGGCAGGCATTT from Neomonachus schauinslandi chromosome 7, ASM220157v2, whole genome shotgun sequence includes the following:
- the CD14 gene encoding monocyte differentiation antigen CD14, translated to MVLCLLLLLLPPALCVSEPALEPCEVDDEDFRCFCNFTDPEPEWSSAFQCVSAIEVEIHGGGRSLQQFLKAAHTDPKQYADMVKALRLRRLTVASAQVPASLVAAFLRALGYSRLKELTLQDLEVTGATPPPPREATGPALSTLSLRNVSWATGGAWLAELQQWLKPGLKVLNIAQAHSLAFSCAQLRTFPALTTLDLSDNPRLGERGLTAALCPHKFPALQALVLRNAGIETPNGVCLAMAAAGVQPHRLDLSHNSLRATAPGAPGCVWPSTLTSLNLSFAGLEQVPKGLPARLSVLDLRCNKLNREPRPEELPKVSNLTLDGNPFLDPEGPNYQEDPMKSGVVPACAHSALAVGMSGTFVVFQRVGGFT